Proteins from one Mycobacterium sp. HUMS_12744610 genomic window:
- a CDS encoding DMT family transporter, which translates to MSYLLLICAIFAEVAATSLLKSTEGFSRPWPTVACLAGYAVAFALLALSISRGMQTDVAYALWSAIGTAAIVLIAVLFLGSPLSAAKVVGVGLIIAGVVTLNLSGAH; encoded by the coding sequence GTGAGCTATCTGCTCCTCATCTGCGCGATCTTCGCCGAGGTGGCGGCGACCAGCCTGCTCAAGAGCACCGAGGGCTTCAGCCGGCCCTGGCCCACCGTGGCGTGCCTGGCCGGGTACGCGGTGGCGTTCGCGCTGCTGGCGCTGTCCATCTCGCGGGGTATGCAGACGGACGTGGCCTACGCGCTGTGGTCGGCGATCGGGACGGCCGCGATCGTGCTGATCGCCGTCCTGTTCCTCGGCTCTCCCCTGTCGGCCGCCAAGGTCGTCGGGGTCGGCCTTATCATCGCCGGGGTCGTCACGCTGAACCTCTCCGGTGCCCACTGA